A window of the Ipomoea triloba cultivar NCNSP0323 chromosome 14, ASM357664v1 genome harbors these coding sequences:
- the LOC116003941 gene encoding uncharacterized protein LOC116003941, whose translation MGFSDWIQIEAVGFSGGIWFFWNNSLHITVIHTHPQFLFLQVQGANQELWFYAVVYGSLTHHLHCRLWAELSMAKRGITGAWMVAGDFNCITSQEETNNYRAFSSQHSSYFVDWIQTEGLVDLGFNGPKYTWIRAGSAGQTKGARLDRELCNIGWRQRFPDASITHLPRVLSDHVPLLIHLANGNSHRSHSGFKFQATWLTSTKLSDLVRHTWRSDQGIQENIPRLTEELHS comes from the coding sequence ATGGGGTTTTCGGATTGGATCCAGATTGAGGCGGTTGGGTTTAGTGGTGGAATATGGTTTTTTTGGAACAATTCTTTGCATATTACGGTGATCCATACTCACCCTCAATTTTTGTTTCTTCAGGTTCAGGGAGCAAACCAAGAGTTGTGGTTCTATGCGGTGGTCTATGGAAGCCTGACTCACCATCTCCACTGTCGACTTTGGGCTGAGCTTTCCATGGCCAAACGAGGGATAACTGGAGCGTGGATGGTGGCTGGGGACTTTAACTGCATCACTAGTCAAGAAGAAACTAACAATTACAGAGCTTTCTCTTCTCAGCACAGTTCATACTTTGTCGATTGGATCCAGACAGAGGGCCTCGTTGATCTGGGTTTTAACGGTCCTAAGTATACTTGGATAAGAGCTGGTTCAGCCGGGCAGACTAAGGGTGCTCGTTTAGATAGAGAATTGTGTAATATCGGTTGGAGACAGCGCTTCCCCGACGCCAGTATCACTCACCTTCCGCGAGTATTGTCTGATCATGTTCCTCTCCTCATTCATTTAGCGAATGGCAATTCTCACCGCAGTCATTCGGGGTTTAAGTTCCAAGCGACTTGGTTAACTTCCACTAAATTGTCTGACTTAGTTCGCCATACATGGCGGTCCGATCAAGGCATTCAGGAGAATATTCCTCGGCTGACTGAAGAGCTGCATAGTTGA
- the LOC116003547 gene encoding 60S acidic ribosomal protein P2A-like has protein sequence MKVIAAYLLAVLGGNACPSAGDIKKILSSVGAEADDDRIELLLSQVEGKDITELIAAGREKLASVPSGGGAVAVAAPAAGGAAAAPAAEEKKEEKKVEEKEESDDDMGFSLFD, from the exons ATGAAGGTTATCGCAGCATACTTGTTGGCCGTGTTGGGTGGCAACGCCTGCCCTTCCGCCGGTGACATTAAGAAAATCCTTTCTTCTG TTGGAGCCGAGGCTGATGATGACAGAATTGAGCTGCTACTGTCCCAAGTTGAGGGGAAAGACATCACTGAGCTAATTGCAGCTGGAAGGGAAAAGTTGGCTTCAGTACCAAGCGGTGGTGGTGCGGTGGCAGTTGCTGCACCTGCCGCTGGTGGTGCCGCCGCTGCACCAGCTGCAGAAGAGAAAAAGGAGGAGAAGAAAGTGGAAGAGAAGGAGGAATCTGATGACGATATGGGATTCAGTCTTTTTGATTAG